Proteins from a genomic interval of Cheilinus undulatus linkage group 15, ASM1832078v1, whole genome shotgun sequence:
- the LOC121522569 gene encoding olfactory receptor 11A1-like produces the protein MDEDVHVSYITLGGYVGLEKYSYVYFLIILTVYILIICFNATIVWLIVTHQNLHEPMYIFIAALLINSLLFSSSIYPKLLVDVLSEEQVISHPMCHFQFFLCYSLGGSEFLLLSAMAFDRYVSICKPLQHPVIMRKTTVIALLVLAWFLPAGQIAGHASLSAQRKLCSFTLKGIFCTNSLFKLHCVSSSVIGTYELIILLNLALCPFLFIIFTYSKILIVSYRSCGEVRRKAAQTCLPHLLVLLNFCLLGTYHVLEVRLESQIPKTAHLIMTLQLILYHPLFNPIIYGLKMKEMYKHLRGLFVKVKYFYFNTSVLSFLRRR, from the coding sequence ATGGATGAAGATGTGCATGTGTCGTATATAACTCTAGGTGGGTATGTAGGACTAGAGAAATATAGCtatgtttattttctcatcattctcactgtatatattttaatCATCTGCTTTAATGCAACTATTGTATGGCTGATTGTGACTCACCAAAACCTGCATGAACCcatgtatattttcattgcagcACTGCTAATCAACTCTCTTCTCTTCAGCTCTTCTATCTACCCAAAGCTGTTGGTTGATGTTCTATCTGAGGAACAGGTCATATCACATCCAATGTGCCACTTTCAGTTTTTCCTGTGTTATTCACTAGGTGGATCAGAGTTCTTACTGCTGTCAGCCATGGCCTTTGACAGATATGTGTCCATCTGTAAACCTCTGCAGCATCCAGTTATCATGAGGAAAACTACTGTTATTGCTCTCTTAGTGCTGGCTTGGTTTCTGCCTGCTGGTCAAATAGCCGGACACGCCTCTTTAAGTGCACAAAGAAAACTCTGCAGCTTCACCTTAAAAGGAATCTTCTGCACTAATTCTCTGTTTAAACTTCACTGTGTGAGCTCAAGTGTAATAGGTACATATGAGTTGATAATCCTTCTAAATCTTGCGCTTTGTCCTTTCCTCTTCATCATTTTCACATACTCAAAGATCCTCATAGTGTCCTACAGAAGCTGTGGAGAAGTCAGGAGAAAAGCTGCTCAGACGTGTTTACCACACCTGCTGGTTTTGTTGAACTTCTGTCTGCTGGGCACATATCATGTACTTGAAGTTCGACTGGAATCTCAGATTCCTAAAACTGCACATTTAATAATGACCTTACAGCTGATTCTGTATCACCCTCTCTTTAATCCGATTATAtatggactgaaaatgaaagaaatgtatAAACACCTCAGAGGTTTGTttgttaaagtgaaatatttctattttaacaCGTCTGTACTATCATTTCTGAGAAGGCGTTGA
- the LOC121522571 gene encoding olfactory receptor 10AG1-like — protein sequence MNEVMNVTSVLLGGFVEVEKYRYVCFLIMLAVYILIICCNSIVVYLIVIHRNLHEPMYIFIAALLINSILFSTNIYPKLLVDFLSEKQTIVHPACIFQAVTYYVLTYSEFLLLSAMAYDRYISICKPLQYAAIMRKTTVTVTLVTAWFVPACEVTGAIALNFDLNFCGFTLKGFFCNNSIYKLMCVRTEALSIYGAVILLNLGLLPMLFIIFSYSQILMISFQSCKEVRTKAARTCLPHLIVLINFSISVTFDVIIVRLESDISRTAHLIMTLQVILYHPLFNPLMYGLKMKDIYKHLQSLFCQVESH from the coding sequence ATGAATGAAGTCATGAATGTGACCAGTGTTTTGCTTGGTGGGTTTGTAGAAGTGGAGAAATACAGATACGTTTGCTTTCTGATAATGTTAGCTGTATATATTTTAATCATATGCTGTAATTCCATTGTGGTGTACCTCATAGTGATTCACAGAAACCTTCATGAGCCAATGTACATTTTCATCGCAGCTTTGCTGATCAACTCAATTCTTTTCAGCACTAATATCTACCCAAAGCTATTggttgactttttatcagagAAACAGACTATAGTACATCCAGCCTGTATCTTTCAAGCTGTTACATACTATGTTCTTACCTACTCTGAGTTCTTACTGCTGTCAGCCATGGCCTATGACCGGTACATATCTATATGTAAACCTCTGCAGTACGCAGCCATCATGAGGAAAACAACAGTCACTGTGACTCTGGTCACAGCTTGGTTTGTCCCTGCGTGTGAAGTCACAGGAGCCATTGCATTGAATTTTGATCTGAATTTCTGtggttttactttaaaaggttttttttgcaacaattcCATTTACAAACTTATGTGTGTGCGCACAGAAGCTTTATCCATCTATGGAGCAGTCATTTTGCTGAACCTTGGACTTCTGCCTATgctctttatcattttttcataCAGTCAGATCTTAATGATTTCCTTTCAAAGCTGTAAAGAGGTAAGAACTAAAGCTGCAAGAACCTGCTTACCCCATTTGATAGTTTTAATCAACTTTTCCATTTCTGTGACCTTCGATGTGATCATCGTCAGACTAGAATCAGACATTTCAAGAACTGCACACCTGATAATGACTTTACAGGTAATTCTCTATCATCCTCTCTTTAATCCACTCATGTACGGACTCAAAATGAAAGACATTTATAAACACCTCCAGAGCTTATTCTGTCAGGTTGAATCACACTGA